Proteins encoded by one window of uncultured Ilyobacter sp.:
- a CDS encoding tartrate dehydrogenase, whose translation MKKYKIAVIPGDGIGIEVMKEGVKVLETLSKLTGEVAFDFTWYDWGCEYYLENGKMMDDDGLEKLKNFDAILLGAVGFPGVPDHVSLRDLLLKIRQGFDQYINYRPVKLLSELDCPIKSKKPGDIDMIFIRENTEGEYAGIGGIEREGKEEEIALQTSVFTRKITEKVMDYAFDLAKKRNKLNHLTSITKSNALNHSMVFWDKIFKEKKAKYPEIKTAEYHVDAAAMYMIQRPESFDVVVASNLFGDILTDLGAALQGGLGFAAGANINPDGKYPSMFEPVHGSAPEIAGKGLANPIAMIWTIKIMLDFLGHESLGDTVMKAIEGSLEMREKLTPDMGGKGSTSQVGEIICDIIGKKLN comes from the coding sequence ATGAAAAAATACAAAATTGCAGTAATTCCCGGAGACGGTATCGGGATAGAGGTCATGAAGGAAGGAGTAAAAGTCCTAGAGACCTTGTCAAAACTTACAGGAGAGGTTGCCTTTGACTTTACCTGGTATGACTGGGGATGCGAATATTATCTAGAGAATGGTAAGATGATGGATGATGACGGGCTTGAAAAGCTTAAAAATTTTGACGCTATACTTTTAGGAGCCGTGGGATTCCCAGGGGTGCCTGATCACGTTTCTCTGAGAGACCTGCTTTTAAAAATAAGACAGGGATTCGACCAATATATCAACTACAGACCTGTAAAGCTTCTTTCGGAATTAGACTGTCCCATCAAGAGTAAAAAACCAGGGGACATAGACATGATCTTTATCAGAGAAAATACTGAGGGAGAATATGCAGGTATAGGGGGAATAGAAAGAGAAGGCAAGGAAGAAGAGATCGCTCTTCAGACAAGTGTCTTTACCCGTAAGATCACAGAAAAAGTAATGGACTATGCCTTTGATCTTGCTAAAAAAAGAAACAAGCTGAATCACCTTACAAGTATAACAAAATCCAATGCTCTAAACCACAGCATGGTTTTCTGGGACAAGATTTTCAAGGAAAAGAAAGCAAAATACCCAGAGATAAAAACAGCAGAATACCATGTAGATGCTGCTGCCATGTATATGATACAAAGACCTGAGTCTTTTGATGTTGTTGTGGCCTCAAACTTATTCGGGGACATTCTTACTGACCTAGGTGCAGCTCTTCAGGGTGGTCTAGGGTTTGCAGCAGGAGCCAACATCAATCCAGATGGGAAATACCCTTCCATGTTTGAGCCAGTACATGGTTCCGCCCCTGAGATTGCAGGGAAAGGCCTTGCCAATCCTATAGCGATGATATGGACCATAAAAATTATGCTGGATTTCCTAGGACACGAGTCACTAGGAGACACTGTGATGAAGGCTATAGAGGGATCACTAGAGATGAGGGAGAAGCTTACTCCTGATATGGGTGGTAAAGGTTCTACCAGTCAGGTAGGAGAGATCATCTGTGATATCATAGGAAAAAAACTAAATTAA
- the earP gene encoding elongation factor P maturation arginine rhamnosyltransferase EarP, with amino-acid sequence MLKSIDIFCDIIDNFGDIGFVYRLAREVKRKEQDIRVRVFLNDAETFSKINKNISIGKKIQMIENITYYDMREMSSEDYRKAGNSEVAIEAYGCDIPEAYLENSSGKLKIIVNIEYLTGEEWAKEYHLQSSYINVKGVKKYFYMPGFENWSGGLIINGQDSLIDRAGFFNNVISCYSEKVFPVNSDLSIDKDTFIGTVFSYEYNFQNFLDTLEDFNKKVTLLVFGDMSKNGFLITKNLKTLKNTKVVFMDYVEQNLYDKILYNSDFNLVRGEESFSRAIVSRVPFLWHAYCQEEREHLNKVEGFLSFLKDKIPENFYESYSKITYNYNCRTENHYNLEEEDFYGFFQEFEKKKETFKYLSDYVKKNGNLADKLLCFLKEKLSENDF; translated from the coding sequence ATGTTAAAAAGTATAGATATATTCTGTGATATAATTGATAATTTTGGTGATATAGGGTTCGTCTACAGGCTGGCAAGGGAGGTAAAAAGAAAAGAGCAAGATATCAGGGTGAGGGTGTTTTTAAATGATGCAGAGACTTTTTCAAAAATAAATAAAAACATCAGTATAGGGAAAAAAATCCAGATGATAGAGAATATAACCTATTATGATATGAGGGAAATGAGCTCAGAGGACTACAGAAAAGCAGGGAACTCAGAGGTGGCTATAGAGGCCTATGGATGTGATATCCCAGAAGCTTATCTTGAAAACTCTTCTGGAAAATTAAAGATAATAGTAAATATAGAGTATCTAACAGGAGAAGAGTGGGCAAAAGAATACCACCTTCAAAGTTCTTATATCAATGTGAAAGGTGTAAAAAAATATTTTTACATGCCTGGATTTGAAAACTGGAGCGGCGGCTTGATTATAAATGGGCAAGATTCTCTCATAGATAGAGCCGGATTTTTTAATAATGTGATATCTTGTTATTCAGAAAAGGTATTTCCTGTTAATTCCGATCTGTCGATTGATAAGGATACTTTCATAGGGACTGTTTTTTCATATGAATATAATTTTCAGAACTTTTTGGATACTCTTGAAGACTTTAACAAAAAGGTGACTCTTTTGGTTTTCGGCGATATGAGTAAAAATGGTTTTTTGATCACGAAAAATCTAAAAACTCTTAAAAATACAAAGGTAGTATTTATGGATTACGTAGAACAGAACCTTTATGATAAAATTTTGTATAACTCAGACTTCAATCTTGTCAGAGGTGAGGAGAGTTTCTCTAGAGCCATAGTTTCAAGGGTGCCATTTCTATGGCATGCCTACTGCCAGGAAGAAAGAGAGCATTTGAATAAGGTAGAAGGTTTTTTATCATTTTTAAAAGATAAAATCCCAGAAAACTTTTATGAAAGTTATTCAAAAATAACTTATAATTATAACTGTAGAACTGAAAATCATTATAACCTTGAAGAAGAAGATTTTTACGGGTTTTTCCAAGAATTTGAAAAAAAGAAAGAAACCTTTAAATATCTATCAGATTATGTGAAAAAAAACGGAAACCTAGCAGATAAACTTCTTTGTTTTTTGAAGGAAAAGCTTTCTGAAAATGATTTTTAA
- the cas8a1 gene encoding type I CRISPR-associated protein Cas8a1/Csx8, translated as MEKNIDNNRVQLYPSDWRWSASIVGLIKYFDYNGLDYVITDDYLEFELSLINEERYFLFVENHFKDLMHHKKLENLLEINEPTEEQVKVINDILKMNIKIIKNFFKGYKYNGNNKEELKNQIVNNRMELIKGTYKTGKSLYSNFCNERKIFTDRGDCCRIKGYSIDTSRKIGSQSFMANTEKFVSTDYLYFDFIPFAFSKINSKIHEAFFINNNFTIDQLIKTNKTDPMNDEKSMQSKLFFKIKNSSNFIDYDVEVIKKEREKDYFETIFVRREAVKVLEKINGKTLEAVTNPCKVKKAFAEVNKDSKGNNYRDKDSMYRLKLEKIVIDCILNNIKLDFLIDGFLKEYERNYIISELIKINELIYGEEKYMTEKQGAVINSAKEVKKVLKGKQNKIRAYEQRLISAITLKDYDKVQEILLHLSAFTQVRMDFLIDLFEDFETNKNLAYTFINTLGEKKNK; from the coding sequence TTGGAGAAGAATATAGATAATAATCGGGTACAGCTTTATCCTTCTGACTGGAGATGGAGTGCAAGTATAGTGGGGCTAATAAAATATTTTGATTATAATGGATTAGATTATGTAATTACTGATGATTATTTAGAGTTTGAACTCTCACTTATAAATGAAGAAAGATATTTTTTATTCGTAGAAAATCATTTTAAAGATTTAATGCACCATAAAAAATTGGAAAATTTATTAGAAATTAATGAACCTACAGAAGAGCAAGTAAAGGTTATAAATGATATATTGAAAATGAATATAAAAATAATAAAAAATTTTTTTAAAGGTTACAAATATAATGGGAATAATAAAGAAGAACTCAAGAATCAAATAGTTAATAATAGAATGGAATTAATAAAAGGGACTTATAAAACAGGGAAATCTTTATATTCAAATTTTTGTAATGAAAGAAAAATTTTTACAGATAGGGGTGATTGTTGCAGAATAAAAGGATACAGTATAGATACTTCAAGAAAAATTGGTTCTCAGTCATTTATGGCGAATACAGAAAAATTTGTATCTACAGATTATTTATATTTTGATTTTATTCCTTTTGCTTTTTCAAAAATTAATTCAAAAATACATGAAGCCTTTTTTATAAATAATAATTTTACGATTGATCAATTAATTAAAACTAATAAAACTGACCCAATGAATGATGAAAAGTCAATGCAAAGCAAATTATTTTTTAAAATAAAAAATTCCTCAAACTTTATTGATTATGATGTTGAAGTAATAAAAAAAGAAAGGGAAAAAGATTATTTTGAAACAATATTTGTTCGCAGAGAGGCAGTAAAAGTATTAGAAAAAATTAATGGAAAGACATTAGAAGCAGTTACTAATCCCTGTAAAGTAAAGAAGGCGTTTGCAGAAGTCAATAAAGACAGTAAGGGTAATAATTATCGAGATAAAGACAGTATGTATAGACTTAAGTTAGAAAAAATAGTAATAGATTGCATTTTAAATAATATTAAACTTGATTTTTTAATTGATGGATTTTTAAAAGAATATGAAAGGAACTATATAATATCGGAGTTAATAAAAATAAATGAGTTAATTTATGGAGAGGAGAAATATATGACTGAAAAACAAGGAGCAGTAATAAATTCTGCAAAAGAAGTAAAGAAAGTTTTAAAGGGGAAACAGAATAAAATCAGAGCATATGAACAAAGGCTTATAAGCGCAATAACTCTTAAGGATTATGATAAAGTCCAGGAAATTTTATTACACCTATCTGCATTTACGCAGGTAAGAATGGATTTTTTGATTGATCTGTTTGAAGATTTTGAAACAAATAAAAATTTAGCTTATACATTTATAAATACACTAGGTGAAAAGAAAAACAAATGA
- the cas7i gene encoding type I-B CRISPR-associated protein Cas7/Cst2/DevR has translation MDKKALTLTILAYMTSNYGEGLGNVSSVQKVYKNGEIYSTRSRESLKNAIMVQSGMYDDLVVEVNGAPAQKKINPKLNASNCRALEGGYMNTKVKVEKDELTFIRNSSFYLTDAISCAPFLNETRFHNNLHLAKTFAKENDLNVQNDSKGDNKVGLMPYNYEFEKTMRVYSITFDLEMIGKDENFKNAEAKNIEKAERVNSILEAVQNLNLIVKGNLDNAEPIFIVGGLSKRKTHVFENVISVKNGNLAITDDLLYKISKGYKVGLLRGDNFKNENEIMGKLNPVSVDQFFDELESDINKYYGVEK, from the coding sequence ATGGATAAAAAAGCTTTAACTTTGACAATTTTGGCATATATGACTTCAAATTATGGTGAAGGACTTGGAAATGTATCTTCTGTTCAAAAGGTTTATAAAAATGGAGAAATATATTCTACAAGAAGCAGGGAAAGTTTGAAAAATGCTATAATGGTGCAAAGTGGAATGTATGATGATTTAGTTGTAGAGGTAAATGGAGCGCCAGCTCAGAAAAAAATTAATCCAAAATTAAATGCTTCAAATTGCAGAGCACTTGAAGGTGGATATATGAATACGAAAGTTAAAGTAGAGAAAGATGAATTGACTTTCATAAGAAACAGTTCTTTTTATCTGACAGATGCAATTTCATGTGCTCCTTTTTTAAATGAGACTAGATTTCACAATAATCTCCACCTTGCAAAAACTTTTGCTAAAGAAAATGATTTGAATGTTCAAAATGACTCTAAAGGGGATAATAAAGTTGGTTTAATGCCATATAATTACGAGTTTGAAAAGACTATGCGGGTGTATTCTATTACTTTTGATTTGGAGATGATAGGTAAAGATGAAAATTTTAAAAATGCAGAGGCTAAAAATATAGAAAAAGCTGAAAGAGTAAATTCAATACTAGAAGCAGTTCAAAATTTGAATTTAATTGTAAAAGGAAATCTGGATAATGCAGAACCTATTTTCATAGTGGGCGGATTGAGTAAAAGAAAAACTCATGTTTTTGAAAATGTAATAAGTGTAAAAAATGGAAATCTAGCAATAACAGATGATTTATTATATAAAATTTCAAAGGGATATAAAGTAGGTTTATTAAGGGGAGACAACTTTAAAAACGAGAATGAAATAATGGGGAAATTAAATCCTGTAAGTGTGGACCAATTTTTTGATGAACTTGAATCAGATATAAATAAATATTATGGAGTAGAAAAATGA
- the cas5 gene encoding CRISPR-associated protein Cas5 has product MKALRIILTQNKAHYRKEETMENKMTYPLPPFSTVIGALHNACGFRKYKPMNISVQGKYDSLSKQAYTDHCFHDKFEDDRATLVKLVNKDLYSKSFIKVAKGKKNQGNSFKKGVTIDIFNQNLIEEYRKLKDLKDEIEIFKIRFNCGKNISNECKKIFLEKNSLKDIEENKLKIKEFDQKFKKYKKDKSKGLIEVFKKRKQSLKLKKKNFNKKSKEFLKISIREKEIKEKEELIKDKIKEFEFENFTKHISKYKLLTTSLKHYEILHNVKLIIHIDADEEVLDCIKENIYNLKAVGRSEDFVDVKECEVVELLDKIDTEISSEYSAYLNYELVKNESILLNTRESSVPASGTKYWINKVYDNSTGKRDFSKGKKIVLYASNYSIDEESKGVYFDSEGKYIVNFN; this is encoded by the coding sequence ATGAAAGCTTTAAGAATTATTTTGACTCAAAATAAAGCGCACTACAGAAAAGAAGAAACAATGGAGAATAAAATGACATATCCTCTGCCTCCTTTTTCTACTGTAATAGGGGCTTTACATAATGCTTGTGGTTTTAGAAAATATAAACCTATGAATATATCGGTTCAAGGGAAATATGATTCTTTATCAAAACAAGCTTATACAGATCATTGTTTTCATGATAAATTTGAAGATGATAGAGCTACTTTAGTTAAGTTAGTAAATAAAGATCTTTATTCTAAATCATTTATAAAAGTAGCAAAAGGTAAAAAAAATCAAGGGAATAGTTTTAAAAAAGGAGTTACAATTGACATTTTTAATCAAAATTTAATTGAAGAATATAGGAAATTAAAGGATTTAAAAGATGAAATTGAAATTTTTAAAATTAGATTTAATTGTGGGAAAAATATAAGTAATGAATGTAAAAAGATTTTTTTAGAAAAGAATAGTCTAAAAGATATTGAGGAAAATAAACTAAAAATTAAAGAATTTGATCAAAAATTTAAAAAATATAAAAAAGACAAATCTAAAGGATTAATAGAAGTTTTTAAAAAAAGGAAACAAAGTTTAAAATTAAAGAAAAAAAACTTTAATAAAAAATCAAAAGAGTTTTTAAAAATTTCTATAAGAGAAAAAGAAATTAAGGAAAAAGAAGAATTAATTAAAGATAAAATTAAAGAATTTGAATTTGAAAATTTTACTAAGCATATATCCAAATATAAGTTATTAACAACATCATTAAAACATTATGAAATACTTCATAATGTAAAGCTAATAATTCATATTGATGCAGATGAAGAAGTTTTAGATTGCATAAAAGAAAATATTTATAATTTAAAAGCTGTTGGTCGAAGCGAGGATTTTGTAGATGTGAAAGAGTGTGAAGTGGTGGAACTATTAGATAAAATAGACACTGAGATTTCAAGTGAATATTCAGCATATTTAAATTATGAACTTGTTAAAAATGAGAGTATTTTATTAAATACTAGAGAATCAAGTGTTCCAGCTTCAGGGACAAAGTATTGGATAAATAAAGTTTATGATAACAGTACCGGAAAGAGAGATTTTTCTAAAGGTAAAAAAATAGTTTTATATGCATCAAATTATTCTATTGACGAAGAATCAAAAGGTGTATATTTTGATTCTGAAGGAAAATATATTGTTAACTTTAACTAA
- a CDS encoding AEC family transporter yields MERIINSVTLIMFLMGTGCFFARKNILGEHSNKLFSYLVLNLCLPCLIILGLTSRFTREALMKSTQWLGLSFVILITLILAAKLLSFSSFIKRKELFQLSFVFANTVFIGLPVNIALFGDDSIPYIFLYYFANTSFFWTYGVYCVRGGGSIKDGFKKLMTPATISFFVGIIMILLDLKVPEFLATYMKYIGGMTTPLAMLYLGTAIYSLGIKSLKPDFEGVMDLVSKFIIAPIIALVLIKIADGFLTLPLLLKKVYFMQTTMPIMTNVAILSGYYNKNPEDASKVVGLSTILVVVTIPFYAFLAEILF; encoded by the coding sequence TTGGAGAGAATAATAAACAGTGTTACCTTGATAATGTTTCTCATGGGGACAGGTTGTTTTTTTGCCAGGAAAAACATCTTGGGAGAGCATAGCAATAAACTTTTTTCCTATTTGGTGTTAAATCTGTGCCTACCTTGCCTTATAATTTTAGGCCTCACAAGCCGTTTTACAAGAGAGGCATTGATGAAATCCACACAGTGGCTTGGACTCTCTTTTGTAATACTAATAACCCTCATATTGGCAGCCAAGTTGCTTAGTTTCAGCTCCTTCATAAAAAGAAAGGAGCTTTTCCAGCTTTCCTTTGTCTTTGCCAATACCGTATTTATAGGTCTACCGGTGAATATAGCCTTATTTGGAGACGACAGCATACCCTATATATTCCTGTACTACTTCGCCAATACCTCTTTCTTTTGGACCTATGGTGTATATTGTGTTCGTGGAGGAGGAAGCATAAAAGATGGGTTTAAAAAGCTTATGACTCCTGCTACCATATCCTTTTTCGTAGGTATTATTATGATTCTTTTGGATTTAAAAGTCCCTGAGTTTTTGGCAACCTACATGAAGTATATAGGAGGAATGACCACTCCTCTGGCCATGCTCTACTTAGGAACAGCTATATACAGCCTCGGAATAAAATCTTTAAAACCTGATTTTGAGGGAGTGATGGATCTTGTCTCTAAATTTATCATAGCTCCTATAATAGCCTTAGTGCTGATAAAAATAGCCGATGGTTTTTTAACTCTTCCACTTCTTTTGAAGAAGGTATATTTTATGCAGACTACCATGCCTATAATGACAAATGTGGCCATTTTGAGCGGATACTACAATAAAAATCCAGAGGATGCCTCTAAAGTAGTTGGGCTTTCCACTATACTCGTGGTGGTAACTATACCATTTTACGCTTTCCTTGCAGAGATTCTCTTTTAG
- the efp gene encoding elongation factor P, giving the protein MKTAQEISSGNIIKIGEEVFIIQKATYNKSGRNSAVVKFKMKNLITGQIKEDVMKAADKLDDIRLDKKTMQFLYEVGGDYNFMDQETFEQIALTADDLGDATNYLKEEMFIDILLYEERPVGVELPNSVEREVTYTEPGLRGDTTGKVLKPATIETGYELSVPLFVNIGDVIRIDTRNGEYLERVNNK; this is encoded by the coding sequence TTGAAAACAGCACAAGAAATTTCATCTGGAAATATCATCAAAATAGGTGAAGAAGTATTTATAATTCAAAAGGCTACTTACAACAAATCAGGGAGAAACTCTGCAGTTGTAAAATTCAAAATGAAAAATCTTATTACAGGTCAAATTAAAGAAGACGTTATGAAAGCAGCTGATAAGCTTGACGATATCAGACTTGATAAAAAGACAATGCAATTCTTATATGAAGTTGGTGGAGACTACAATTTTATGGACCAGGAAACTTTTGAGCAGATCGCTCTTACAGCTGACGATCTAGGGGATGCTACGAACTATCTAAAGGAAGAGATGTTCATAGATATCTTATTATATGAAGAGAGACCTGTAGGTGTAGAGCTTCCTAACTCTGTAGAAAGAGAAGTTACTTACACAGAGCCAGGATTAAGAGGAGATACTACTGGAAAAGTTCTAAAACCTGCTACTATTGAAACTGGATATGAGTTAAGTGTGCCACTCTTTGTAAATATCGGAGATGTTATCAGAATCGATACAAGAAATGGTGAATATTTAGAGAGAGTAAACAATAAATAA
- the cas6 gene encoding CRISPR-associated endoribonuclease Cas6, giving the protein MRFAIQFKINNKELPIDYRRKFISFLKKSFENYNKEIYERFYKNRDNIEKDYTFSIYLGRCKITREKIELENDEIILNFSTYDTETGLHFYNAVLGSKDKKFDMGKNNFITPQRINLLKEKILKEDRVLFKTFSPIVIREHMREGNRDSFYTLKDDGGIEVIKKNMKYSLEKIFGESVLEDIDNLKINDVNTKTVSIRNYDINIPCTLGMFEMEGERYLLDYFYKAGFSSKKSAGFGMLEIME; this is encoded by the coding sequence TTGAGATTTGCAATTCAATTCAAAATCAACAATAAGGAATTACCTATTGACTATCGAAGAAAATTTATCTCTTTTTTAAAAAAATCTTTCGAAAATTATAATAAAGAAATCTATGAAAGATTCTATAAAAACAGAGACAACATAGAGAAAGATTATACTTTTTCGATATATCTGGGAAGATGCAAAATAACGAGGGAGAAAATTGAACTGGAGAATGACGAGATAATTCTGAACTTTTCCACATATGATACAGAGACGGGGCTTCATTTCTATAATGCTGTGTTGGGGTCTAAAGACAAGAAATTTGATATGGGAAAAAACAACTTTATAACCCCTCAGAGGATAAACCTTCTCAAAGAAAAAATACTGAAAGAGGACAGAGTCTTGTTTAAAACTTTTTCGCCCATTGTTATAAGGGAGCATATGAGGGAAGGGAACAGAGACAGTTTTTATACTCTGAAAGATGACGGGGGTATAGAGGTCATTAAAAAAAATATGAAATATAGCTTAGAAAAGATCTTTGGTGAAAGTGTCCTGGAGGATATAGACAACCTTAAAATAAATGATGTAAACACAAAGACTGTGAGCATAAGAAATTACGATATCAATATTCCATGCACATTGGGGATGTTTGAAATGGAGGGGGAAAGGTACCTTCTTGATTATTTTTACAAGGCTGGATTTTCAAGCAAGAAGAGTGCAGGATTCGGTATGCTTGAGATAATGGAATAG
- a CDS encoding class III extradiol ring-cleavage dioxygenase, translating to MNKRQPVLFIGHGNPMNAMSDNSFTKPLKKISETIEKPEAILVISAHWQTGGTTITSSDDPRQIYDFYGFPKELSDYMIETLNKENISVIGADYWGLDHGSWAILTHTYPEGDISVLQMSLDMNLDEYSHYQLGKKLSFLRDIRTPFLGCGI from the coding sequence ATGAACAAAAGACAGCCTGTTTTATTTATAGGTCACGGCAATCCGATGAATGCTATGTCAGACAATAGCTTTACAAAACCCCTGAAAAAAATATCTGAAACTATAGAAAAACCAGAAGCTATTCTCGTAATATCAGCCCACTGGCAGACAGGGGGTACAACTATAACTTCGTCTGATGATCCCAGGCAAATATATGATTTTTATGGTTTCCCAAAAGAACTTTCAGACTATATGATAGAAACTTTAAACAAAGAAAATATCTCAGTAATAGGAGCTGATTACTGGGGGCTTGACCACGGTTCATGGGCAATTCTGACTCATACTTACCCAGAGGGAGATATTTCTGTACTGCAGATGAGCCTAGATATGAATTTAGATGAATACTCTCATTATCAGCTAGGGAAAAAACTCTCTTTTCTGAGAGATATCAGAACCCCATTCTTGGGCTGTGGAATTTGA
- a CDS encoding DMT family transporter: MNSKYLGYTMAFITIFVWGTTYAITKNLLNYFTPFEVLFLRFLIAYLFLLVVKPRFNFKFNFQEEKLFLLLGLTGGMLYFLVENMALKYTSASNVGLIVSSIPIFSSIIAHFTTEDEKFDKNLILGFALAITGIFLILYNGNKVLKINPIGDVLAVVCSIIWAIYSNLLRKVDKSYSGLLVVRKTFFYGLIFMLPGLYLFKVKIHFEYLLNKDVSFSIFYLALVASSICFIMWSRSINIIGIIKTTNFIYLIPLVAMISSVLILNEKITPLMVTGGLLILSGVLINDKKISFEKLFKPKATTTL; the protein is encoded by the coding sequence ATGAACAGTAAATACCTAGGATACACAATGGCATTTATAACAATATTTGTATGGGGTACGACCTATGCAATTACCAAAAATTTATTAAATTATTTTACACCTTTTGAGGTACTTTTTTTGAGATTTTTAATAGCCTATTTATTTTTGTTGGTTGTAAAACCGAGATTTAATTTTAAATTTAATTTTCAGGAAGAGAAGTTGTTTTTGTTATTAGGGCTTACAGGGGGGATGCTTTATTTTTTAGTAGAAAATATGGCACTGAAATATACTTCAGCTTCAAATGTAGGACTTATAGTATCCTCTATACCAATATTTTCATCAATAATAGCTCATTTCACCACTGAGGACGAAAAGTTTGATAAAAACCTTATTTTGGGCTTTGCCTTAGCCATAACAGGGATATTCCTAATACTTTATAATGGAAACAAAGTTCTAAAAATTAATCCTATAGGGGATGTCTTGGCTGTGGTATGCTCTATCATATGGGCTATATACTCCAACCTTCTGAGAAAGGTAGATAAAAGCTACTCTGGACTATTAGTTGTCAGAAAGACATTTTTTTACGGTCTGATTTTCATGCTGCCTGGACTTTACTTATTCAAGGTAAAAATACATTTTGAGTATCTGCTTAATAAAGATGTATCTTTTAGCATATTTTATCTTGCCTTAGTCGCTTCTTCTATCTGTTTTATAATGTGGAGCAGGTCGATAAATATAATAGGAATAATAAAGACAACTAACTTTATTTATCTGATACCTCTTGTGGCTATGATATCTTCCGTGCTTATATTAAATGAGAAAATAACTCCACTTATGGTTACAGGAGGTCTTCTAATCCTTTCTGGTGTCCTTATTAATGATAAGAAAATATCCTTTGAAAAACTATTTAAACCAAAAGCAACGACTACCCTATAA